The proteins below are encoded in one region of Bosea sp. BIWAKO-01:
- a CDS encoding GntR family transcriptional regulator, whose amino-acid sequence MNELAGGRGHAADNRRERRPLGRVVAPAGRSTAASLVQDDLRRAILAMELRPGVPLSEKELTARFGVSRTPVREALIRLKEEGLVEIFPQAGTFVARIPTGAIPEAVFIRQALECATVELLARIATPETIARLDATIARQHEAFDIGDQENFHLADEAFHETLADAAGYPGIWKIAQAAKSQIDRCRRMTLPVPGRMAMVIREHLSIVDAIRKGRATEAAAAMRTHLGTLLPDLVHLQATHPDYFV is encoded by the coding sequence ATGAATGAGCTCGCAGGCGGCCGCGGCCATGCGGCGGATAATCGACGCGAGCGGCGCCCCCTGGGACGGGTCGTGGCTCCCGCCGGGCGCTCGACGGCCGCTTCGCTGGTTCAGGACGATCTCCGACGCGCCATCCTCGCCATGGAGCTGAGGCCCGGCGTGCCGCTCTCCGAGAAGGAGCTGACGGCGCGCTTCGGCGTCAGCCGTACCCCGGTCCGTGAAGCGCTGATCCGCCTCAAGGAAGAGGGGCTGGTCGAGATCTTTCCGCAGGCAGGGACTTTCGTTGCGCGCATCCCGACCGGGGCTATTCCCGAAGCGGTCTTCATCCGGCAGGCGCTGGAATGCGCGACCGTGGAGCTGCTTGCCCGCATCGCAACGCCGGAGACCATTGCCCGGCTCGATGCAACGATCGCGCGCCAGCACGAAGCCTTCGATATCGGCGATCAGGAGAATTTCCATCTCGCGGACGAAGCCTTCCATGAGACGTTGGCCGATGCCGCGGGGTATCCCGGTATCTGGAAAATCGCACAGGCGGCGAAAAGCCAGATCGACCGCTGCCGACGCATGACCCTGCCGGTGCCCGGGCGCATGGCGATGGTGATCCGCGAGCACTTGTCGATCGTCGATGCCATCCGCAAGGGCCGCGCCACCGAGGCGGCTGCGGCGATGCGCACCCATCTCGGCACGCTCCTGCCCGATCTCGTGCATCTTCAGGCAACGCATCCGGATTACTTCGTCTGA
- the uxaC gene encoding glucuronate isomerase, with amino-acid sequence MLLHDDRLFPADPVTRGIARRLYAGIRDLPIISPHGHTDPRWFAEDNPFPDPATLLVKPDHYIFRMLYSQGVRLEQLGIARKDGGPVETDPRTIWRLFASHWRLFRGTPTRLWFEHALSGVFGINERLSPENADRIYDRIAEKLEQPEFRPRALFERFKIEAIATTEGALDDLKWHDMIRESGWGGKVITAYRPDSVVDPEFEGFRDNLVQFGELTGEDATSWTGYLAAHRARRAYFKQRGATSSDHGHATARTANLSQAECEKLFAKILKGKFSAEDADLFRGQMLTEMAKMSLDDGLVLQIHPGSVRNHNPTLFETFGRDMGCDIPRGVDYVSALKPLLDAVGNEPNLTVIAFTLDETVYSRELAPLAGHYPALKLGPGWWFLDAPEAMLRFRELTTETAGFYNTVGFNDDTRAYLSIPARHDVARRCDCTYLAKLVAEHRLGEDEAAEVAYDLAYRLAKEAYRL; translated from the coding sequence ATGTTGCTGCACGATGATCGCCTGTTTCCTGCCGACCCGGTGACGCGAGGCATCGCGCGCCGTCTCTATGCCGGGATTCGCGATCTCCCGATCATCTCGCCACACGGCCATACCGACCCGCGCTGGTTCGCCGAGGACAACCCGTTCCCGGATCCGGCGACGCTGCTGGTCAAGCCCGACCACTACATCTTCCGGATGCTCTACTCGCAGGGCGTCAGGCTCGAACAGCTCGGCATCGCCCGCAAGGATGGCGGCCCGGTCGAGACCGATCCGCGCACGATCTGGCGGCTCTTCGCCAGCCATTGGCGGCTGTTCCGCGGCACGCCGACCCGGCTCTGGTTCGAGCATGCCCTGTCCGGCGTCTTCGGCATCAACGAGCGCCTGAGCCCGGAGAATGCCGACCGCATCTACGACCGCATCGCCGAAAAGCTCGAGCAGCCGGAGTTTCGTCCCCGTGCCCTGTTCGAGCGCTTCAAGATCGAGGCGATCGCGACCACCGAGGGCGCGCTCGACGACCTGAAATGGCACGACATGATCCGGGAATCGGGCTGGGGCGGTAAGGTCATCACGGCCTATCGACCCGACAGCGTCGTCGATCCCGAATTCGAGGGCTTCAGGGACAATCTGGTACAGTTCGGCGAGCTGACCGGTGAAGATGCCACGAGCTGGACCGGCTATCTCGCCGCCCACCGCGCCCGCAGGGCCTATTTCAAGCAGCGCGGCGCGACGTCCTCGGACCATGGCCACGCCACCGCACGCACCGCAAATCTCTCGCAGGCCGAGTGCGAAAAACTCTTCGCCAAGATCCTGAAGGGCAAGTTCTCGGCCGAGGATGCCGACCTGTTCCGCGGTCAGATGCTCACCGAGATGGCGAAGATGAGCCTCGATGACGGCCTCGTCCTGCAGATCCACCCCGGCTCCGTCCGCAATCATAACCCGACGCTGTTCGAAACCTTTGGCCGCGATATGGGCTGCGATATCCCGCGCGGCGTGGATTACGTCTCGGCGCTGAAGCCGCTGCTCGATGCGGTGGGCAACGAACCCAACCTGACCGTCATCGCCTTCACCCTGGACGAGACCGTCTACTCGCGCGAGCTCGCCCCGCTTGCCGGCCACTATCCCGCACTGAAGCTTGGACCCGGCTGGTGGTTCCTTGACGCGCCGGAAGCCATGCTGCGCTTCCGCGAGCTCACGACGGAGACCGCAGGCTTCTACAACACCGTCGGCTTCAATGACGACACGCGCGCCTATCTCTCGATTCCCGCCCGTCACGACGTTGCTCGCCGCTGCGACTGCACCTATCTCGCCAAGCTCGTCGCCGAGCACCGCCTCGGCGAGGACGAGGCGGCAGAAGTCGCCTACGACCTCGCCTATCGCCTGGCCAAGGAGGCCTACCGCCTGTGA